The following are encoded together in the Drosophila sechellia strain sech25 chromosome 3R, ASM438219v1, whole genome shotgun sequence genome:
- the LOC6614209 gene encoding uncharacterized protein LOC6614209 isoform X1: protein METPVEEHGMDLSKVSVVRSAKGVDMLCVDDYLYHFDRIGRNNTYRWLCNRRKDKSTPCKSRICTMLPDPLDKTRHVVVDVVLAHIHPRCSDHEVNKVAQRKRLSVMMMNDAYSTTQPKRARLYERANAGMNPPEFIYGSIDNSTVEASFQLDFEDKDRVYMLRRRDGRVMVCIDGHLYYLAGKSYKGDIFRWTCVRKRDIECTARICTEATLAGAHRLHAVDTDAHIHPHYSAAKLMHMFSKHQIVLVEDENTSDVLAECPNLEYFDPENTFDTAQRGDDLESIIIEECEDNYDIYMRTDGSQGEGIQGNEELESQEGDDESSLLDPKIHHSSKWPAAFDVIANYLPPPSHNPLTETDLTKFTFLPSAKGRKVLCLSQHLFHFDSQSRSNGHMFFTCINRRDKANTCHVRITLDPVENGPVVLRINGEHTHNPDIKEIARRLKQQAKLDQDNAHKLQKIEHAEEISFESDEGSASQGGDTFEAENSVDESYEPIDTRNVVMKKVISIDGAIKMEPESKANMIVQYLKDGANNISAKIEILPDALDELEPHAGYASTPLPKVRQPQITNIRRRRDVAEPAKGAQPDMDLSKICTLRSAKGHELLCVDGYIYHAKNRGVISRNYWVCIKSRDPDINCKSRISTATQKDGSIRVLRVYNSHSHPFSEDDIKRRLYNEINKKNNKNLKFRPLHFIGKSLDQIQQEYGDLAIERLNVSNISSDIVVHKKPRISGSNNSRSVSQRADSHHEDDDVVIVEEEYQEQEEGVEMNMEDDQQYVDVDNTDGIIEVVEEVADEMEGYGSIVPIYTMKLYAVSDGPPSLAVRMCLKALDIQYQLINVDFCAMEHRSEEYSKINPQKEIPVLDDDGFYLSESIAIMQYLCDKYAPDSTLYPQDVNLRAVINQRLCFNMGFYYAPISAHSMAPIFFDYKRTPMSLKKVENALEVFETYLERLGTKYAAGDNITIADFALISATICLEAINFDLQQYPLVNKWYETFKAEYPQLWEIANSGMQEISAFEQNPPDLSHMEHPFHPTRKSKGLK, encoded by the exons ATGGAGACGCCCGTTGAGGAGCACGGCATGGACCTGTCCAAGGTGTCCGTGGTGCGCTCCGCCAAGGGCGTGGATATGCTCTGCGTGGACGACTATCTGTACCACTTCGATCGCATCGGGCGGAACAACACCTACCGATGGCTGTGCAACAGGCGCAAGGACAAGTCCACTCCCTGCAAGTCCCGCATCTGCACCATGCTGCCCGATCCGCTGGACAAGACGCGCCACGTCGTCGTGGACGTCGTTCTGGCCCACATCCACCCGCGCTGCAGCGATCACGAGGTCAACAAGGTGGCCCAGCGCAAGCGGCTCTCCGTAATGATGATGAACGACGCATACAGCACCACCCAGCCGAAGAGAGCACGCCTGTACGAGCGCGCCAACGCTGGCATGAATCCGCCGGAGTTCATCTACGGAAGCATAGACAACTCCACCGTGGAGGCCTCGTTCCAGTTGGACTTTGAG GACAAGGACCGTGTGTACATGCTACGGCGCCGCGATGGCCGCGTGATGGTCTGCATCGATGGGCATCTGTACTACCTGGCCGGAAAGTCCTACAAGGGCGACATATTCCGATGGACCTGTGTGCGCAAGCGTGACATTGAGTGCACGGCCAGGATCTGCACGGAGGCGACTTTGGCGGGAGCACATCGCCTGCATGCCGTCGACACGGATGCCCACATTCATCCGCACTACTCGGCCGCTAAACTGATGCACATGTTTTCGAAGCACCAAATCGTGTTGGTGGAGGACGAAAATACCTCGGATGTGCTGGCAGAGTGCCCCAATCTCGAGTACTTCGATCCGGAAAACACCTTCGACACAGCTCAGCGGGGCGATGACTTGGAATCCATAATAATCGAGGAGTGCGAGGATAACTACGATATATACATGAGAACGGACGGAAGCCAAGGTGAAGGGATTCAAGGCAACGAAGAGCTCGAGAGCCAGGAAGGGGACGACGAGTCTTCGCTGCTGGACCCGAAAATACACCACAGCTCCAAGTGGCCAGCGGCATTCGACGTAATTGCCAACTATCTGCCGCCGCCGAGCCACAATCCGCTCACGGAGACCGACTTGACCAAGTTCACATTTCTTCCCTCGGCCAAGGGTCGTAAGGTGCTCTGCTTGAGTCAGCATCTGTTCCACTTCGACTCCCAAAGCAGGTCCAACGGCCACATGTTCTTCACATGCATAAACCGACGCGACAAGGCCAACACTTGTCACGTCCGCATTACCCTAGACCCGGTTGAAAACGGACCAGTAGTGCTTCGTATCAATGGGGAGCACACGCACAATCCAGATATAAAAGAAATTGCTCGCCGGCTTAAGCAGCAGGCCAAGCTGGATCAGGACAATGCGCACAAGTTGCAAAAGATCGAGCACGCTGAAGAGATTAGTTTCGAAAGCGACGAGGGGTCGGCCAGCCAGGGAGGCGATACCTTCGAGGCGGAGAACAGCGTCGACGAAAGCTACGAACCCATTGACACGCGTAATGTGGTTATGAAGAAGGTGATTAGCATCGATGGCGCCATCAAAATGGAACCAGAATCGAAAGCGAACATGATAGTGCAGTACCTTAAGGACGGAGCGAACAACATAAGCGCCAAGATCGAGATACTGCCCGACGCACTAGATGAGCTCGAACCACACGCTGGTTATGCATCCACGCCTTTGCCGAAAGTTCGACAGCCTCAGATCACGAATATACGTAGGCGACGCGATGTAGCAGAGCCAGCGAAGGGCGCCCAGCCGGACATGGACCTCTCAAAGATTTGTACCCTGAGATCTGCCAAGGGGCACGAACTGCTGTGCGTCGATGGCTATATATACCACGCCAAGAACCGCGGCGTCATCTCGCGCAACTATTGGGTGTGCATCAAAAGCCGCGATCCGGACATTAATTGCAAGAGCCGCATCTCGACGGCCACCCAAAAGGATGGCTCTATTCGTGTGCTCCGTGTTTACAACAGTCACAGCCATCCTTTCAGCGAGGACGACATCAAGCGGAGGCTATACAACGAGATCAACAAGAAGAATAACAAGAACCTAAAGTTTCGGCCGCTGCACTTTATAGGCAAATCGTTGGATCAGATTCAGCAGGAGTATGGAGATTTGGCCATCGAGCGTCTGAATGTGTCTAACATCAGCAGCGACATTGTGGTTCACAAGAAGCCTCGAATTAGCGGCAGTAATAACAGCAGATCCGTGTCCCAAAGAGCGGATTCTCACCATGAGGACGATGATGTTGTTATCGTGGAGGAAGAGTACCAGGAGCAAGAGGAAGGCGTCGAAATGAACATGGAAGACGATCAACAATACGTGGATGTGGACAACACAGATGGCATCATTGAGGTTGTCGAAGAAGTAGCCGATGAAATGGAAGGCTACGGCTCTATTGT ACCCATATACACCATGAAACTCTACGCCGTATCCGATGGGCCGCCTTCCCTGGCCGTTCGCATGTGCCTGAAGGCCTTGGATATACAATATCAACTGATCAACGTGGACTTTTGCGCCATGGAACATCGCTCTGAGGAGTACTCGAAG ATTAATCCGCAAAAGGAGATCCCCGTGCTGGACGACGACGGTTTCTATCTATCGGAAAGCATTGCCATTATGCAATACCTCTGCGACAAGTACGCGCCGGATTCAACGCTGTATCCGCAGGACGTCAATTTGAGAGCAGTGATCAATCAGCGGCTATGCTTTAACATGGGATTCTACTACGCCCCCATATCCGCCCACAGCATGGCGCCCATTTTCTTCGACTACAAACGTACGCCCATGTCGCTGAAGAAGGTGGAGAACGCACTTGAGGTGTTCGAAACCTATTTGGAGCGACTGGGCACTAAGTACGCGGCAGGCGACAACATAACCATTGCAGACTTCGCTCTCATTTCGGCCACGATCTGCTTGGAGGCAATTAACTTTGACTTGCAGCAGTATCCGTTGGTGAACAAGTGGTACGAAACCTTCAAGGCGGAATACCCGCAGCTGTGGGAGATCGCCAACAGCGGCATGCAGGAGATAAGTGCGTTTGAGCAGAACCCACCGGATCTGTCACACATGGAGCACCCATTCCATCCGACGCGCAAGTCTAAGGGCCTGAAGTAG
- the LOC6614211 gene encoding centromere protein J — MQEAGGSPVGMPLSQEAIAQRLAALSRWQDEQKRLLQERQSNQRVLLGLEQRNMYKMLGLLHQETESRENSVLEEWDEEHSIQMPRLAADPDDHEPEIPMADPQPAKPKRPFLRRGEGLKQRFKINPDQLRLENLPRYKFANAHPQFRTPQTKKGILKKHKSPPNPAPPPAPKPPEQLDLNEQRFQQMLIGKNACSSTPDLKSSYASSTTASSISPRVRFVEQKSRAGQTTHADDEASSEASPMTGVCWAKVLDTQNIKPAQIQRRSAQIRVEDDSNVSIFELLEQKATEGNIDMNSSCIRTFMARKDQRRRIADDSDHIVVTQQVRQMRLQPQVDQVLVQELQEEDEEDNEPSSDQTLTMTPIQVGNTQVRVRFSDSNDTHEYSDATTLNDGSNIQLFEQFKSALFQALEQKKKSSPSQQSEEPITKDLQEKANLVRSRLEELETEIATFKEQNAQLLRLRQQHELEKAKCTQDHMEAMERVHDEKIQAEIYLHDERMKIEEERRKFEQQMRLHKSNANSKEKKEIAALKQEVEALQLQLKQKEQAHVSAQARLRAQLRASEKEQRNYRDEIELLRRENKRLEQELVKIGRENNSKMLQEINRNIARLAPKVLPSATMSDILDENGRRTQSLDGTAGKPAKQREPHNRRQSSGSAQVRSRSRSLGRNKKGPYALDESYASSSSAEVEEVQPPVTATKADTPPAAANSSSDLKREITNEDGSKDIWYPNGNLKKISADGMNVRMLYFNKDIKETNIREGTVKYYYAETNTWHTSYLDGLEILEFPNGQTEHRRKDGTVEIHFPNNSIKIVDPSDTEKLEEWRYANGTHLVQLRNGDKILNLPNGQKEIHTKLNKRREYPDGTVKLVYPDGSQETRYSNGRVRLKDKDGKLIMDTDYAKY, encoded by the exons ATGCAGGAGGCTGGTGGAAGTCCTGTTGGAATGCCTCTGAGCCAGGAGGCCATCGCGCAGCGGCTGGCGGCGCTTAGTCGTTGGCAGGACGAGCAGAAGCGGCTGCTGCAGGAGCGACAGTCCAATCAGCGCGTTTTGCTCGGCTTGGAGCAACGCAATATGTACAAAATGCTGGGACTGCTACACCAGGAGACGGAAAGCCGCGAAAACAGTGTGTTGGAGGAGTGGGACGAGGAGCACTCTATACAAATGCCGCGACTTGCGGCGGATCCGGACGACCACGAGCCAGAGATTCCAATGGCTGATCCCCAGCCGGCCAAGCCCAAACGCCCATTTCTGCGTCGCGGCGAAGGCCTTAAGCAGCGGTTCAAGATCAATCCCGACCAGCTGCGCCTGGAAAACCTGCCGCGATACAAGTTCGCTAATGCCCACCCTCAGTTCCGCACGCCTCAAACGAAAAAGGGTATTCTTAAGAAACACAAGTCACCTCCCAATCCTGCGCCTCCACCAGCTCCCAAACCCCCAGAACAGCTCGATCTCAACGAGCAGCGCTTTCAGCAGATGCTTATCGGCAAGAACGCCTGCAGTTCCACTCCAGACCTAAAGTCTTCCTATGCGTCCTCCACTACTGCCTCGAGCATCTCGCCCAGAGTTCGATTTGTCGAGCAGAAGAGCAGGGCGGGACAAACCACTCATGCCGATGATGAAGCCTCCTCGGAGGCCAGTCCCATGACAGGAGTTTGCTGGGCCAAGGTGCTGGACACACAGAATATAAAGCCAGCGCAAATCCAAAGACGCTCTGCTCAAATCCGAGTGGAGGATGACAGCAATGTAAGCATATTCGAGCTACTCGAACAGAAGGCCACTGAGGGAAACATTGACATGAACTCCAGCTGCATTCGAACTTTTATGGCGCGCAAAGATCAGCGACGCCGAATAGCCGATGACTCTGACCACATTGTAGTCACACAGCAGGTGCGTCAGATGCGATTGCAGCCGCAGGTGGACCAGGTGCTGGTACAGGAACTgcaggaggaggacgaggaggacaACGAACCGTCCAGCGATCAGACCCTCACAATGACACCCATCCAGGTGGGGAATACCCAAGTGCGAGTGCGTTTCTCCGACTCCAATGACACGCACGAGTACTCCGATGCAACCACTCTCAACGACGGCTCCAATATTCAGCTCTTTGAACAGTTTAAGTCTGCACTCTTCCAGGCATTGGAACAGAAGAAGAAGTCAAGTCCCAGCCAGCAGTCGGAGGAACCCATAACCAAAGATCTTCAGGAGAAGGCCAATCTCGTTCGCTCTCGCCTTGAAGAGCTGGAGACAGAGATAGCCACCTTCAAGGAACAGAATGCCCAACTCCTTCGCCTGAGGCAGCAGCACGAATTGGAGAAGGCAAAGTGCACACAAGATCACATGGAGGCCATGGAACGCGTCCATGACGAAAAGATTCAAGCTGAAATTTATCTGCACGACGAGCGCATGAAGATCGAGGAGGAACGCCGCAAGTTTGAGCAGCAAATGCGACTCCACAAGAGCAATGCAAACAGCAAGGAAAAGAAGGAGATAGCCGCCTTGAAGCAGGAAGTGGAGGCACTGCAGCTTCAGCTCAAGCAAAAGGAGCAGGCGCATGTTTCGGCACAAGCAAGACTGCGCGCTCAACTGCGGGCCAGTGAGAAGGAGCAGCGAAACTACCGTGACGAGATCGAGCTGCTGCGCAGGGAGAACAAGCGCCTAGAGCAAGAGCTGGTCAAGATTGGCCGcgaaaacaacagcaagaTGCTGCAGGAGATCAATCGGAACATAGCGCGGCTTGCTCCCAAAGTG TTACCATCCGCCACGATGTCCGATATCCTCGATGAGAACGGTCGGCGCACCCAGTCTCTGGATGGTACTGCTGGTAAGCCTGCCAAGCAGCGAGAGCCGCACAACCGTCGTCAGAGTAGCGGCAGTGCCCAAGTGAGAAGTCGGAGTCGCTCATTGGGCAGGAATAAGAAAGGACCATATGCTCTGGATGAGAGCTACGCCTCCAGTAGTTCTGCGGAAGTGGAGGAAGTTCAACCGCCTGTGACCGCTACGAAAGCTGATACCCCCCCAGCGGCTGCCAACTCCAGCAGTGACCTTAAGCGGGAGATTACGAATGAGGATGGCAGCAAGGACATTTGGTACCCAAACGGCAATCTGAAAAAGATTAGCGCCGATGGCATGAACGTGCGCATGCTGTATTTCAACAAGGATATCAAGGAAACTAACATCAGGGAAGGCACAGTGAAGTATTACTACGCTGAGACCAACACTTGGCACACCTCCTACCTAGATGGTTTGGAAATACTCGAGTTTCCCAACGGGCAGACGGAACATCGCCGCAAGGATGGCACTGTCGAGATTCACTTTCCCAACAACAGCATTAAGATTGTGGATCCCAGCGATACGGAGAAACTGGAGGAGTGGCGTTACGCGAATGGAACCCATCTAGTGCAGCTCCGGAATGGTGACAAGATTCTCAATCTGCCCAATGGCCAAAAGGAGATTCATACCAAACTAAACAAGCGCAGGGAGTATCCGGACGGCACTGTGAAGCTAGTGTATCCAGATGGCAGCCAAGAGACGCGCTACTCCAACGGGCGCGTTCGTTTGAAGGACAAGGATGGCAAGCTGATAATGGACACAGACTATGCAAAGTATTAG
- the LOC6614212 gene encoding MAGE-like protein 2: MASTSRAARSQNATLSQASEQPVHVVDANVRAILNYILDHTAQKIPIKDKDLLAVAGDKSELRSRLPLVTNLLAERFGIILTPLDATSKTLICTAEEPVASIHELTSAQRPQFTLLYIILMYIFLRGNRIEDSKLYAMLEMLNIFPDEEHGYFGANLRKQIEETFVRQQYLKRERSQLSAYDDPKTFFLWGPRAKAEFTFEQMVQFASKLLNQHPKAFEHHLSMAQEGLNAEQ, encoded by the coding sequence ATGGCTAGCACTTCTCGCGCAGCTAGAAGCCAGAATGCCACCCTCTCGCAGGCATCTGAACAACCCGTTCATGTGGTCGACGCCAATGTTCGCGCCATTCTAAACTACATCCTTGATCATACCGCCCAGAAGATTCCCATAAAGGACAAGGATTTGTTGGCGGTGGCTGGGGACAAGAGCGAACTGAGGAGCCGCCTGCCGCTGGTCACTAATCTGCTGGCCGAAAGATTCGGTATAATTCTAACCCCACTGGACGCGACCTCCAAGACGTTAATCTGCACTGCGGAGGAGCCGGTGGCCTCCATTCACGAGCTGACGTCGGCTCAACGCCCGCAGTTCACGCTGCTGTATATCATTCTTATGTACATCTTCCTGCGCGGCAACCGCATCGAGGACTCGAAACTGTACGCTATGCTGGAGATGCTCAACATCTTTCCCGACGAGGAACATGGCTACTTCGGCGCCAATCTGCGCAAACAGATCGAGGAGACATTTGTGAGACAACAATATCTGAAGCGGGAACGCTCACAGCTCAGTGCTTACGATGATCCCAAGACATTCTTCCTTTGGGGACCACGTGCCAAGGCGGAGTTCACATTCGAGCAAATGGTGCAATTCGCCTCCAAGCTGCTCAATCAGCATCCCAAGGCCTTCGAGCATCACCTCTCCATGGCCCAAGAAGGGCTAAACGCGGAGCAGTAG
- the LOC6614209 gene encoding glutathione S-transferase 1-1 isoform X2, whose protein sequence is MKLYAVSDGPPSLAVRMCLKALDIQYQLINVDFCAMEHRSEEYSKINPQKEIPVLDDDGFYLSESIAIMQYLCDKYAPDSTLYPQDVNLRAVINQRLCFNMGFYYAPISAHSMAPIFFDYKRTPMSLKKVENALEVFETYLERLGTKYAAGDNITIADFALISATICLEAINFDLQQYPLVNKWYETFKAEYPQLWEIANSGMQEISAFEQNPPDLSHMEHPFHPTRKSKGLK, encoded by the exons ATGAAACTCTACGCCGTATCCGATGGGCCGCCTTCCCTGGCCGTTCGCATGTGCCTGAAGGCCTTGGATATACAATATCAACTGATCAACGTGGACTTTTGCGCCATGGAACATCGCTCTGAGGAGTACTCGAAG ATTAATCCGCAAAAGGAGATCCCCGTGCTGGACGACGACGGTTTCTATCTATCGGAAAGCATTGCCATTATGCAATACCTCTGCGACAAGTACGCGCCGGATTCAACGCTGTATCCGCAGGACGTCAATTTGAGAGCAGTGATCAATCAGCGGCTATGCTTTAACATGGGATTCTACTACGCCCCCATATCCGCCCACAGCATGGCGCCCATTTTCTTCGACTACAAACGTACGCCCATGTCGCTGAAGAAGGTGGAGAACGCACTTGAGGTGTTCGAAACCTATTTGGAGCGACTGGGCACTAAGTACGCGGCAGGCGACAACATAACCATTGCAGACTTCGCTCTCATTTCGGCCACGATCTGCTTGGAGGCAATTAACTTTGACTTGCAGCAGTATCCGTTGGTGAACAAGTGGTACGAAACCTTCAAGGCGGAATACCCGCAGCTGTGGGAGATCGCCAACAGCGGCATGCAGGAGATAAGTGCGTTTGAGCAGAACCCACCGGATCTGTCACACATGGAGCACCCATTCCATCCGACGCGCAAGTCTAAGGGCCTGAAGTAG